A stretch of DNA from Clostridium sp. JN-9:
TTACAGTTGCAGATAATTCTTCTGACATGGAAGCCAGATCCTCAGACATATTACTAACGAAATCTGCATCCTCATAAAACTTATCTCCAGTTTTCACAAAACCTTCAAACTGAGGGGTAATTTCACTGGATATAAACTGTAAAACTCCATGGCTGTTTTCAGAAAGATTGTCAAATGCTAAGTGAACTTTTTCTATTATAGGCATTATACTTGTCACAGCTTCTGAAGACTGCTCTGCAAGTTTTCTTACTTCTTCTGCAACAACAGAGAAGCCCTTCCCCTGCTCTCCAGCTCTTGCGGCCTCAATGGCAGCATTAAGAGCTAACAAATTAGTCTGCTCTGAAATTGCTGAAATTGTATCAGCCATAATTTTTATCTGCTCAACGACTTTTCCCTGTTCAATGGCATTTAATATGTTTTCCTCTTTTTCTGAATATAATTCTTTGATTTTTAAAGCTTCTTCATTTCCATTATCCTTTACTTTAACAGATTTTTCTTTAATACTTTGAGCATTATTGCTTCCATCTGATGCCTTTTGAGACATTTCATTTATGCTGGCATTCACTTCTTCTACTGAAGCAGTGACTTCCTCCGAGGTTGCACTTAATTCCTGAGAGCCTTCAGCAATTTTCTGTGTTGAACTGTCTATATTCTCCATTTTAGCTGTAAGCTCTTCTACTGTTGCAGAAAGCTCTTCTGAAGAAGCACTTAGGTTTTGGGAATTTTCAATAATACGCTTTATCAATTCCTTAATATTTTGCTGTGCAGTATTTAATGCCCTGGCAGTTTCTCCAAATTCATCCTTTCTGGTTATATCAATAGATTCTTCTAAATTGTAATCTGATAACCTTTTTGACAGATCTCTGATCTTTTTTAATGGAGCATTAATATCTCTGGAAATGACAGATCCTAATAATATTGATATGAAAAATCCAATAATAGATAAAACCAGCATCTTATTCTTTGCATTATTAGAAATAAGATTATTATTTGTGTTTGCATTTTTTGCAGATTCAAGATTTAATTTTATAAGGCTATTTAAAGATTTGGCAATATTGTCTTCATCTTTAGATATACTGGAATATTGTGCTGCAGCTTCATCCATTTTATCATTGTTTATTAGCTGAATTAATTCACTTTTTTTGTTTTTATACTGTTGAACTTCACTCTTTAACTGAGTCCATGACTTTACTTCTTCTGATGTCATTTTAAACTTTTCATATTGCTGCATATTTTTATCGTTATTAATTGTCAAAATATCTATATCACTTAATAATTTCTGCTTATCAGCATTTTTATCCTTCAGCAGAACAAGTGTATCAGCTTTAATTTGTGCAAAGCCTTTACTGGTTTGTTCAACCAGATTTATTGATATTAAATTATTATTGTACATTTCATTTGAATTACTGCTTACCTTTTCTAAGTTAACAGTGCCTATGTACCCCACAATTCCTACATTTACTGCCACAATAATAAAGGCAGTAAGTAATTTCGTCTTCACCTTAAAATTTTCTAAAAAATTCATTTGTATCCTCCTCCTAATGTCTAAATAATTTACAAGACAGATTTATTAAATTGCTTTAACATCTCCTCTGATTCCATGGGCCTTCCATATAAATATCCCTGAATAATATCACACTTATTGTTCTTTAAAAATTCAAGCTGGTTTTGTTTTTCTACTCCTTCTGCAATTACACTTAAATTCATTTTATGAGTTACATTAATAATGCCTTCTGTTATTGCAGTTTCATAAGAATTCGAACAAACATTATCTATAAAACTCTTGTCAATTTTTATAATGTCAGCTGGAACAATTCTAAAATAATTCAGTGATGAATATCCAGTTCCAAAATCATCTATGGCAATTTTAATGCCGATTTTTTTAAGCCTTTTAATAATATTGATGTTATCTTTTATAGATTGCATCAATGTGGTTTCTGTTATTTCAAAAATCAAATATTTTGGATCTAGTTTTGTGTCACAAAGCACCTTTTTAATCATTTCAATAAAATTAGTCTGGTTAAGCTGAATGGCAGATATATTTATAGATATGTAAATAGGTGTATATCCTTTTTCCTGCCAAAGCTTATTTTGTTTACAGGCAGTTCTTATAATCCATTCCCCTAAAGATACGATAAATCCAGTTTTCTCAGCTATTGGAACAAATTCAGAAGGTTTAATGAATCCTTTCTCAGGATGTTTCCATCTAATTAAAGCTTCCGTACCAATAATCTGCTCTGATTTTAAATCAATAAGAGGCTGATAATGAAGAATAAACTGATTTTCATCATATGCCTTTCTCATTTCTATTTCCATGGTAACCTTTTTGAATATTTCATCATTCATTTCCTTATTAAAAAAGGAATAATTATCTTTTTTTACCTTTTTACATTTATACATAGCCATTTCCGCCTGTCTCAGCATTTGATCATAATTAGAACAGCTGGAAGAATAATAGGAAATTCCAATACTGATTGTGGTATAAATTTTTCTTCCTTTTATTATAATTTTGTCGTTTATTTCATCAATTAATTGTTCAGCCTTTTGCTTTAAGTCATCAATATTGGTATAACTGCTTTTTACAAGTGCAAATTTATCTCCTCCACATCTAAATAGCACTTCATTAGAGTTATTCAAATTAAAAATCCTTACACTTATTTCAATCAATAGCTTGTCCCCAAATTCAAAGCCAAAGGTATCGTTTAATTCTGAAAAATTATCTATGTCTATAAAAAACAAGGCAACATTAAAACTATTATTAACTGCGCTTTTTATTTCTTCATGCAAAACATACGAAAAGGCCTCCCTGCTTGGCAATTTAGTCAAAGAATCAATATTCCTGTAATATTTAATTATGCTCCTAAATATTGCATGTTTCTTAATAAGATATTTCATAACAATTCTTTTCCCCCTTAATACATAATTTAGAATGGAATTATTATAGTTATACTGTCTTCAATATAATTTTCTTTTATAGATAAAAAAGTACAATTTACATTCAAAACTTCATTTATTTTTTCTAATAGTTCTCTTTTTAAAATTAACATTGCTCCTTTAAACACTTCTCTTAACTTTTCCTCATCTGCATTTTCATATAAAAGTTTATCCAGATTGGTAAAAACTCCTTTAATATATATAGTAATATTGCTGTAATTAAGTCTTACATTTACATATTGAGGGCCTTTGCCTCTGTAGTACTTTACAAATTTAAAAGTTATCTTTTTTATTTCATCAGCAGCTTTTGCTTCACCTCTTCGCATACTGTGCCTCGTCAATATCTCCCATTATTTCTTATTTTTTACATAAAATAAACCAGCACATAACAGTTTTTAAACTTACGCGCTGGTTTATTAATAGCTAAAATATTAATTTATATTTTTCTATATAATCTAACCAAGTAAAATCAAATCATTGACTATAAAATTTTTAATATTTTATGCCTATCCAAAATACCTGTCAAAAGTTAGAATATTTCCCTTAGCTGGAGAATAATATGCTCGTAAATAGTATAATATTTTATTAAGAATTTTTCAAATATCCAAAGTATCAAACTTTAGAATTTTCGGGCATTATCACCAATATGGTCATTAAAGTGGCATTTTTCATATTTAAGCTTAATTTATGTAAATAAAAGGCTTATTTAGTATTATCTAAATAAGCCTTTGTACAAATCTAAATTTATTTATTATTTATCTTTAAATTTGATTTTGCTATAATTTTCCCCATTGGAACTGCCAGAACTATACCTACTAAAACTTCAACTATATTTGCAGGTACTTCCTTAAGAGAAACAATTAGTGCTTGTGTAAGTGTAGCATTTTCAGCTAAGATATATCTTGTAATAACCGCTCCAAATATATAGTAAGCCGCAACCATCCAGATTCCCGCTATTATAAAAGCAAAAATATTATTTACTGTATTATCCCCGTTGTATTTGCCTCTATATGCAATAAGTCCTGCAATTAATGCCATTACACCTTTTATTATAAGTGTAAATGGAGCCCAAACCAGATACCCCCCTAAAATGTCTGCAAGAACCATACCTAAGGCTGATGATGCTACTGCTTTCCTTTTACCTAGTACAATTACTGCCAGAAAAATCATACTATCCCCAAGATGAGTATATCCAGTGTAAGTTGGTATCCTTATAGTCATAGTTACCAGGGTAGTCATTGCAGCCATCAATGCTACCTGAACCAAGGTCAGAGTTTTTGTATTAACAATTTGTAAGTTCTTCTTCTCCATATATTTCCCTCCCGCCTATTTTAATGTTTAAATAAATTATATCTGAATTTTATCCTTATTCAAAATGTACCCATACAATATAAAATTACAGTTTATCTTTAAACACTATTGTACTGATATCATATTAATATATAATAAAATTGTATATAATTCGGGTGCTGCCTGGTACCATTCGATTTAATTCGGGTGCTGCCTGGTAGCATTCGACATATATCGTATTAATATTGTATGATTTACAAAAATAAAGGGGGATTTCCGTAAATGTTCAGCTTCAATTTCTTTAATAAAAAAACAAAGCATGATAATAAAACTTTATTTAAAAAAGAATTTTACTGTCTAGGTACCATAAACCGTTTAACAGCATATGGTGAAAATTGTGAAAATGCCGTTATGGAGGCAGAACAGCGCCTTGCAGAAATAGATGATAAAATGTCTGTATTTAAAGATTATAGTGAACTTTCCAGAATAAATAAAAGTGCTGGCAAAAACTATGAAAAGGTAAGTGAAGATACATATTTTGTAATTAAAAGTTCAATAGAATACTGCAATCTTCTAAAGGGAACCTTTGATCCTACCATAAAACCTGTTGTAAAGCTGTGGAATGTAGGAAAAGAAAACTTTAGGATCCCCAAACAAAGTGAGATTGATAATGCATTAAAATTAGTTAATTATAAAGATATACTATTTGATGATGAGAACTGTTCCATTATGCTGAAAAATGAAAACCAAAATGTTGATGCAGGCGGTATAGCAAAAGGTTATGCAGCAGATGAGGTAAAGAGGATTTTTAAAAGAAATGAAATTACAAGAGGCATTATAGATCTTGGGGGAAATATATTTGCCCTGGGTGGTAAGGATGATGAATCCCCATGGAGCATAGGACTTCAAGATCCATTCAGCAAAAGAGGAGATTACATTGGCATTATTCTTGTAAGAAATAAGTCTTTAGTTACTTCAGGTAATTATGAAAGATATACAATAGCCAACGGAAAAAAATATCATCATATAATTGATCCCAGAACAGGATATCCTTCAAAAAGCGGACTTATGAGTGCTACCATAGTTTCAAATCTTTCTATTGACGGCGATGGGTTTTCTACTGGCATTTTTATTTTAGGTCTTAAAGAGGGAATGGAATTAATTAATTCCACATATGGAATTGAGGGAATATTTATTACTGAAAATAAGGAGATTTATGTTTCTTCTGGAATTAAGGACAAATTTATACTTACAAACCAAGAGTTTGTAAGTAAAGAATAAAGACTTAACCTAAAGATTAAAGATTAAAGAACAAAGAACAAAGAATGTGGATTTTCTGCGGTAGCAGAAAATCTACTAATTTAATTAAGTTATGGGTAATCAATAGTTTTTTGTTTTTAAACTGATATATGGGTTAATCATAGTTAATAAATTTTAAATAGCTATAGAAATTATTTCATGGAATGGAACGTCCATAGATTTGTGTAGAATTAAATCTATTTTTATTTTGCATTCCAATTTGTTCTCTATCTTTTAATTTTTTGGTTAAGTTTTTAATCTTTAAATCTATTTTTGTTTCTAGTTTCTGCTAATATACGTTTTGTGGTGATTGGCAGGTCTATCGGCTTTGGATTTTTCAAATCCCTTTTAACCCCATATAGTCAACTGTAATTGAAATCATCTTTGGCTAATAAAACATATGATTCACTCAGTCAATTGAATTATATGTTTTTCTGTAAGAAAATCCTCCTTATTTGTTCTTTAATCTTTAATCTTTGTCCTTTGTTTTTCTCTGGTGTCGCATATTATTACTGGTCTGCTTCTTTTAATCCTCATAACACCGGCATTTGTAAATTTGTAAATTTCTTTTAAGAATTCATCCTTATTATAATTGCCTTTTTCTATATCAAACAGCTTTTTCTCAAGGCGTCCTGTATAATCTGTATCCAGCAGCTCCTTAACAGGAAAACTTTCTATGAGCTTCACTCCAATATCTGTAATTAAAAGTGATTTACCTTTTAAAATCATATATCCTGCTGTTTTTAATTTTTTTATTGTTTCTGCTCTTGTTGCAGCAGTTCCTATGGAATATCCATATAAAATAGTTGCGTCTTCTTCATCATCCGATTTATTATTTTTTCCGCAGGTTTCCATAGCTTTTAGAAGACTTTTTTCTGTGTGATGTGCAGGAGGTTTACTCTTTTTAGTTATTACTTTTAGTTCAGAAACCTGTACTTCTTCATTGTCATTTACATCAGGTAATAGTTCATCCTTTTTATCTTCGTTATATAATTTAAGCCATCCTTTTGATTTCATTACCTTACCTTTTGTTATAAATAATCTCTCATATTTTTCGCCTTGTATACTAGTTATAATTTCTGTGTTTTCAAACTCTGCAGGCGTCATAAATTGTGAAAGGAATCTATTCTTAATGGCATTGTAAACAATCCACTGATCATTATCCAAATCTTTAGGTACCACATAAGTAGGTATTATAGCACTATGGCTTTCAACCTTATCATTATTAAATACCTTTTTAGAATCATTAAAATTTATTTCATCTCTAAAGGTCATATCCTTTTTTAAAATTTCCAATACCTTTTTGGTTTTATCTTTCAGGCTTTCATCTAATGCAGTACTTTCAGTTCTTGGATATGTAATATATTTTTTTTCATATAAGTTTTGTGCTGTCTTTAACACCTTATCTGCCGTCCATCCTGAAAACTTACTGGTGACAAATCCCTGAAGATTACTTAGGTTAAATAATGATGGTGGATATTCATTTTTGCTTTCAACCTTTTTACTCTTAACAATGCCACTTTTACCTTCAATGTCCTTTTTTAATCTTTCTACACTTTCTTTATTTCGAAACTTATCATTTTTACCATAAAAAAATTTGCCTTTATAGATGCCTGCCTGGCCTTCAAAAATTGCAGTTAATTCATGAAAGGCCTCAGGTTTAAAATTCTTTATTTCCATTTCTCTGTCATAGATAATTTTAAGAGTAGGCATAAGGACTCTTCCAATGTTAAGCAGGTTCCCCCTGCCCTTTGTATACTTCATAGTAGCCACAGCCGTAAAATTTATTCCAATTACCCAGTCTGCCAGCTGACGGCTTACACCTGCATCCTGTAAATTCACCATTTCAGAATTCTTTTTCAAATTGCTAAGGCCTTTATTTACTTCCTCTGCAGTCCATTCATTAGTTAATATTCTGTATATTGGTTTTCTCACTTTTAAATATTGAAATATAAGAAGAGCAATAAGCTCACCTTCTCTATCATAATCCGTTGCAGTAATTATTTCAGAAATATCCTGCCTGTTTACTAAACTCTCAATTAACTTCAGCTGCTTTACGGCACCCTGGTCTGGTATCTTTCTGTTCTTACTGTCATTTTTTACTTTATATTTAAATTCTTCCGGTATGTATGGAAAATTGTTAAAATCCCAAAGTGCCAGCTTTTCATCATAATCTTTGCAGTCATATAAAGTAAGTAAGTGACCAAAAGCCCAGGTAATAATATAATCACTACCTTCAATAAAACCATTTTTTCTAATTTTACATCCTAATGCTTCTGCTATATTTCCAGCTACAGAAGGTTTTTCTGCTAGTATTAATCTTTTCATTCAAACACCTTCGTAAATTTATTTAAGAGTGTACTTATTATTATATATTATATTGTTAAATCCTTTCAACAGTAATATACATATTGAACTTTACAAAGATATGTAACATAATAAATATACAGTATATACTTTGCAAAAATATACTACATAAATAAAGGAGGACCATTATACTATGGATAAAAAATACATGGACAAATATAATTACTGGAAAACAAATAAGTTTTTTAGTGAAGAAACCAGGGAAGAGTTAAAATCTATAGAAAATGATGAGAAGGAAATAGAGGATAGGTTTTACAAAGAACTTGAATTTGGCACAGCTGGTTTAAGAGGAAAGATTGGTGCCGGCACAAACAGAATGAACACATATATAATCTCAAGAGCAGCCAATGGTCTTGCAGAATATATTGAAAGTAAAGGTAAAAGCTATACAGAAAGAGGCGTTGCTATAGCTTATGACTGCAGGCATTTTTCTAAAGAATTTGCTATGACATCAGCATTGGTGTTAGCTGCCCATAATATTAAGGTTTATTTGTTTGAAAGCTTAAGGCCAACCCCTGTATTATCATTTACAGTAAGACATTTGAACACTGCTGCAGGAATTGTTGTAACAGCAAGTCATAATCCTAAAATCTATAATGGATTTAAGGTATATTGGGAGGATGGTGCTCAAATACTCCAGGAAACAGCTGATTCCATTACAGAGAACATACTTAAGGTTAAAGATTTTCAGGATATTAAAATTATGGACGAAAAGGAAGCTTTCAAAAAAGGCTTAATAACATACATTGGCAGTGAAATTGATGATAAATATGTTGAAAAGGTAAAATCTTTAAGTTTAAGGGATAATATCGACAAAAAAATAAATATAGTATATACACCTTTAAACGGTACAGGTAATATACTTGTCAGGAGAGTATTAAAGGAACGTGGTTTTACAAATATAAATGTAGTGCCTGAGCAGGAACATCCAGATGCTGATTTTACCACAGTACCATATCCAAATCCTGAAGATTCAAGAGCATTTGAATATGCAGAAAAGCTTGGACATAAAATTAATGCAGAGCTTCTTTTTGCAACAGATCCTGACTGCGACAGACTGGCTATTATGGTTAGAAATAATGATGGAAAGTACATAGCTTTTAACGGAAATCAAACTGGAGCTATTTTAGTAAAATATATTATTGAATCCATGAATGAACTTAATATACTTCCTTCAAATGGTGCCATTGTTAAATCAATAGTTACAGGAGATCTTGGAAAGGCCATAGCTTCTAAATATGGAGTTAAGACCTTTGAAACATTAACAGGATTTAAAAATATCTGCGGCAAAGAAGATGACTTTGAGAGAACTGGTGAAAATCAATTTATCTTTGGATATGAAGAAAGTATAGGATATGTTGCTGGAACTTTCGTTAGGGACAAAGATGCTGTTATTTCCTCAATGCTGCTTTGTGAAGCTGCTGCATACTATAAAAAACTTGGTAAAAACTTAAATGAAGTTTTAGAGGATATATATAAAGAGTATGGATATTACAAAGAAAATCTCATTTCTCTTGTTTTAGAGGGAATAGAGGGAAGTAACAGAATAAAAAGAATGATGGAAGGTTACAGAAAAGATTTCCCTTATGAAATAAATGGAGTAAAACTTAAACAATATATTGATTATAAATACAGTAAGATTACAGATATAAAATCAGGTAATGTGAGCAAATGCGATATTCCTGTTTCCAATGTATTGAAATTTATTCTTGAGGATGGTTCCTGGTATGCTGTTAGGCCATCAGGTACTGAACCAAAAATCAAACTTTACATGTATTCCATTGGAAAAAATTCATCAGAAGCTGAAGAAAAACTATCTGTAATGAAGGATATTATCCTTGGCAAACTTCAATCAATTAAATAATATTATTAATAACAAGGGCGGCAAAGCCGCCTTTGTTATTAAATCTTTATTCTTTAGATTAAATTTTCCTGTTTACAATAACTTTTTGCAAGGTTTTCAATTTCAACTGCAGGTAAAGGTTTACCTAAATAAAAGCCCTGAATGCAGTCAACGTCTGCATTAACTAAATAATCGTACTGAAAAGTATTTTCAACTCCTTCAGCAAGGGCTTCAATATCAAGCTTATGAACTAATGAAATTATACATTTTGTAAAGTCATTATTTTGACTAGACTTATTAATTTCATCAATAAATGACTTATCAATTTTCAATAAATCCAGGGGAAGTTTTTTCAAATAGCTTAGGGAGGAATATCCTGTTCCGAAATCGTCAAGGGCTATTTTAATTCCATATTTTTTCAATTCAGTTAGTAGATTTAATGTATAATCAAAGTCATCAATAAGCATATTTTCTGTTACTTCCAGCTCTAAATTTTCAGGTCTTATACCAGAATTTTTTACTGCTTTTAATACCATATCATAAAAGTTGGACTGTTTAAGCTGAAGAGGTGAAATATTAACAGCTATTGTTAAATTGCTCATATAGGTATCATTAATTTTTCTGGCAAAGCAGCAGGCCGTATTTAAGATCCACTCTCCAATGGATGTAATCAATCCAGTTTCCTCGGCTGTAGAAATAAACTCCAATGGATTTAAAAATCCCAGCTTTGGATTATTCCACCTTATTAGAGCTTCAAAACCTCTGAGTTTCTTTGTTTTTGCATAAAATTGGGGCTGATAATATAAGATAAGTTCATTATTAGCTATGGCTTTTCTAAGCATTAATTCTATGTTTAACTTTTTCAGAAGTTTATTTTTCATTTCAATATTATAAAATTGATATCTGTTTTTCCCCAGT
This window harbors:
- a CDS encoding methyl-accepting chemotaxis protein, giving the protein MNFLENFKVKTKLLTAFIIVAVNVGIVGYIGTVNLEKVSSNSNEMYNNNLISINLVEQTSKGFAQIKADTLVLLKDKNADKQKLLSDIDILTINNDKNMQQYEKFKMTSEEVKSWTQLKSEVQQYKNKKSELIQLINNDKMDEAAAQYSSISKDEDNIAKSLNSLIKLNLESAKNANTNNNLISNNAKNKMLVLSIIGFFISILLGSVISRDINAPLKKIRDLSKRLSDYNLEESIDITRKDEFGETARALNTAQQNIKELIKRIIENSQNLSASSEELSATVEELTAKMENIDSSTQKIAEGSQELSATSEEVTASVEEVNASINEMSQKASDGSNNAQSIKEKSVKVKDNGNEEALKIKELYSEKEENILNAIEQGKVVEQIKIMADTISAISEQTNLLALNAAIEAARAGEQGKGFSVVAEEVRKLAEQSSEAVTSIMPIIEKVHLAFDNLSENSHGVLQFISSEITPQFEGFVKTGDKFYEDADFVSNMSEDLASMSEELSATVNQVSDAVVNMSNVAQTSADHTSNIQSGLGEAVKGIEQIAATAQNQANLAMQLNEMIQKFKI
- a CDS encoding bifunctional diguanylate cyclase/phosphodiesterase, which encodes MKYLIKKHAIFRSIIKYYRNIDSLTKLPSREAFSYVLHEEIKSAVNNSFNVALFFIDIDNFSELNDTFGFEFGDKLLIEISVRIFNLNNSNEVLFRCGGDKFALVKSSYTNIDDLKQKAEQLIDEINDKIIIKGRKIYTTISIGISYYSSSCSNYDQMLRQAEMAMYKCKKVKKDNYSFFNKEMNDEIFKKVTMEIEMRKAYDENQFILHYQPLIDLKSEQIIGTEALIRWKHPEKGFIKPSEFVPIAEKTGFIVSLGEWIIRTACKQNKLWQEKGYTPIYISINISAIQLNQTNFIEMIKKVLCDTKLDPKYLIFEITETTLMQSIKDNINIIKRLKKIGIKIAIDDFGTGYSSLNYFRIVPADIIKIDKSFIDNVCSNSYETAITEGIINVTHKMNLSVIAEGVEKQNQLEFLKNNKCDIIQGYLYGRPMESEEMLKQFNKSVL
- a CDS encoding Na-translocating system protein MpsC family protein, which encodes MRRGEAKAADEIKKITFKFVKYYRGKGPQYVNVRLNYSNITIYIKGVFTNLDKLLYENADEEKLREVFKGAMLILKRELLEKINEVLNVNCTFLSIKENYIEDSITIIIPF
- a CDS encoding ECF transporter S component; the protein is MEKKNLQIVNTKTLTLVQVALMAAMTTLVTMTIRIPTYTGYTHLGDSMIFLAVIVLGKRKAVASSALGMVLADILGGYLVWAPFTLIIKGVMALIAGLIAYRGKYNGDNTVNNIFAFIIAGIWMVAAYYIFGAVITRYILAENATLTQALIVSLKEVPANIVEVLVGIVLAVPMGKIIAKSNLKINNK
- a CDS encoding FAD:protein FMN transferase gives rise to the protein MFSFNFFNKKTKHDNKTLFKKEFYCLGTINRLTAYGENCENAVMEAEQRLAEIDDKMSVFKDYSELSRINKSAGKNYEKVSEDTYFVIKSSIEYCNLLKGTFDPTIKPVVKLWNVGKENFRIPKQSEIDNALKLVNYKDILFDDENCSIMLKNENQNVDAGGIAKGYAADEVKRIFKRNEITRGIIDLGGNIFALGGKDDESPWSIGLQDPFSKRGDYIGIILVRNKSLVTSGNYERYTIANGKKYHHIIDPRTGYPSKSGLMSATIVSNLSIDGDGFSTGIFILGLKEGMELINSTYGIEGIFITENKEIYVSSGIKDKFILTNQEFVSKE
- a CDS encoding DNA topoisomerase, which produces MKRLILAEKPSVAGNIAEALGCKIRKNGFIEGSDYIITWAFGHLLTLYDCKDYDEKLALWDFNNFPYIPEEFKYKVKNDSKNRKIPDQGAVKQLKLIESLVNRQDISEIITATDYDREGELIALLIFQYLKVRKPIYRILTNEWTAEEVNKGLSNLKKNSEMVNLQDAGVSRQLADWVIGINFTAVATMKYTKGRGNLLNIGRVLMPTLKIIYDREMEIKNFKPEAFHELTAIFEGQAGIYKGKFFYGKNDKFRNKESVERLKKDIEGKSGIVKSKKVESKNEYPPSLFNLSNLQGFVTSKFSGWTADKVLKTAQNLYEKKYITYPRTESTALDESLKDKTKKVLEILKKDMTFRDEINFNDSKKVFNNDKVESHSAIIPTYVVPKDLDNDQWIVYNAIKNRFLSQFMTPAEFENTEIITSIQGEKYERLFITKGKVMKSKGWLKLYNEDKKDELLPDVNDNEEVQVSELKVITKKSKPPAHHTEKSLLKAMETCGKNNKSDDEEDATILYGYSIGTAATRAETIKKLKTAGYMILKGKSLLITDIGVKLIESFPVKELLDTDYTGRLEKKLFDIEKGNYNKDEFLKEIYKFTNAGVMRIKRSRPVIICDTREKQRTKIKD
- a CDS encoding phospho-sugar mutase, which codes for MDKKYMDKYNYWKTNKFFSEETREELKSIENDEKEIEDRFYKELEFGTAGLRGKIGAGTNRMNTYIISRAANGLAEYIESKGKSYTERGVAIAYDCRHFSKEFAMTSALVLAAHNIKVYLFESLRPTPVLSFTVRHLNTAAGIVVTASHNPKIYNGFKVYWEDGAQILQETADSITENILKVKDFQDIKIMDEKEAFKKGLITYIGSEIDDKYVEKVKSLSLRDNIDKKINIVYTPLNGTGNILVRRVLKERGFTNINVVPEQEHPDADFTTVPYPNPEDSRAFEYAEKLGHKINAELLFATDPDCDRLAIMVRNNDGKYIAFNGNQTGAILVKYIIESMNELNILPSNGAIVKSIVTGDLGKAIASKYGVKTFETLTGFKNICGKEDDFERTGENQFIFGYEESIGYVAGTFVRDKDAVISSMLLCEAAAYYKKLGKNLNEVLEDIYKEYGYYKENLISLVLEGIEGSNRIKRMMEGYRKDFPYEINGVKLKQYIDYKYSKITDIKSGNVSKCDIPVSNVLKFILEDGSWYAVRPSGTEPKIKLYMYSIGKNSSEAEEKLSVMKDIILGKLQSIK